A single Oceanimonas doudoroffii DNA region contains:
- the acs gene encoding acetate--CoA ligase yields the protein MSEVKVHPVMPHIAKTALLDDAGYQAMYQQSIDNPEAFWGEQGKIVDWIKPYTRVKNTSYDPGHISIKWFEDGTLNLSANCIDRHLATRADEVAIIWEGDSPDEDKKVTYRELHEQVCRFANVLKAQGVKKGDVVSIYMPMVVEAAVAMLACTRIGAVHSVVFGGFSPDALASRIIDSQAKAVITADEGLRGGRTVALKANVDAALANPKVTSIDSVIVYRRTGGDIAWNEQRDVWWHEATAQVSADCPPEEMNAEDPLFILYTSGSTGTPKGVLHTTGGYLVYAAMTFKYIFDYHPGDVYWCTADVGWITGHSYLLYGPLANGATTLLFEGVPNYPKTNRMAQVVDKHQVNILYTAPTAIRAFMAKGDEAVEGTSRASLRVLGSVGEPINPEAWEWYFRVIGDERCPIVDTWWQTETGGILITPLPGVTDLKPGSATRPFFGVQPALVDGEGKVLEGATDGNLVILDSWPGQMRTVFGDHDRFEQTYFSTFPGTYFSGDGARRDEDGYYWITGRVDDVLNVSGHRMGTAEIESALVAHPKIAEAAVVGVPHDIKGQGIYAYVTLNAGEVPSAELHKEVKDWVRKEIGPIATPDVIHWAEGLPKTRSGKIMRRILRKIATGDTDALGDTSTLADPGVVDRLIEERNRVA from the coding sequence ATGAGTGAAGTTAAGGTTCATCCGGTCATGCCCCATATCGCAAAGACCGCACTGCTGGACGATGCCGGCTATCAGGCCATGTATCAGCAGTCCATCGACAACCCCGAAGCCTTCTGGGGTGAGCAGGGCAAAATCGTTGACTGGATCAAACCCTACACCAGGGTAAAAAACACCTCCTACGATCCGGGCCACATCAGCATCAAGTGGTTTGAAGACGGCACCCTGAACCTGTCCGCCAACTGTATCGACCGTCACCTGGCCACCCGGGCCGACGAAGTTGCCATCATCTGGGAAGGCGACAGCCCCGACGAAGACAAAAAGGTCACCTACCGCGAGCTGCACGAGCAGGTATGTCGCTTTGCCAACGTGCTCAAGGCACAGGGCGTGAAAAAGGGCGACGTGGTCAGCATCTATATGCCCATGGTGGTGGAAGCGGCGGTGGCCATGCTGGCCTGTACCCGCATCGGTGCCGTGCATTCCGTGGTGTTTGGCGGCTTCTCTCCCGATGCACTGGCCAGCCGCATTATCGACTCCCAGGCCAAGGCGGTGATCACCGCCGACGAAGGCCTGCGTGGCGGCCGCACCGTGGCACTCAAGGCCAACGTGGACGCGGCCCTGGCCAACCCCAAAGTGACCTCCATCGACAGCGTGATCGTCTATCGCCGCACCGGCGGTGACATTGCCTGGAACGAACAGCGCGATGTGTGGTGGCACGAAGCCACCGCCCAGGTCAGCGCCGACTGCCCGCCGGAAGAAATGAACGCCGAAGATCCGCTGTTCATTCTTTATACCTCCGGCTCCACCGGCACCCCCAAGGGCGTGCTGCACACCACGGGTGGCTACCTGGTGTATGCCGCCATGACCTTCAAGTACATTTTTGACTACCACCCGGGTGACGTGTACTGGTGCACCGCCGACGTGGGCTGGATCACCGGCCACAGCTACCTGCTCTACGGTCCGCTGGCCAATGGCGCCACCACCCTGCTGTTTGAGGGCGTGCCCAACTACCCCAAAACCAACCGCATGGCCCAGGTGGTCGACAAGCACCAGGTCAATATTCTGTATACCGCCCCCACCGCCATTCGTGCCTTTATGGCCAAGGGTGACGAGGCGGTGGAAGGCACCAGCCGCGCCAGTCTGCGCGTGCTGGGCTCGGTGGGCGAGCCCATCAACCCGGAAGCCTGGGAATGGTATTTCCGCGTGATCGGCGACGAGCGCTGCCCCATCGTGGACACCTGGTGGCAGACCGAAACCGGCGGCATTCTGATCACCCCGCTGCCCGGCGTCACCGATCTCAAGCCCGGCTCGGCCACCCGCCCCTTCTTTGGCGTGCAGCCGGCGCTGGTGGACGGCGAAGGCAAGGTGCTGGAAGGCGCCACCGACGGCAACCTGGTGATCCTGGACTCCTGGCCCGGCCAGATGCGCACCGTGTTCGGCGATCACGACCGTTTCGAGCAGACCTACTTCTCCACCTTCCCCGGCACCTACTTCAGTGGTGACGGCGCCCGTCGCGACGAAGACGGCTACTACTGGATCACCGGACGGGTGGACGACGTGCTCAACGTCTCCGGTCACCGCATGGGCACCGCCGAAATCGAGTCGGCGCTGGTGGCGCACCCGAAGATTGCCGAGGCCGCCGTGGTGGGCGTGCCCCACGACATCAAGGGCCAGGGCATTTACGCCTATGTCACGCTCAATGCCGGCGAAGTACCGTCTGCCGAGCTGCACAAGGAAGTTAAAGACTGGGTGCGCAAGGAAATTGGTCCCATCGCCACCCCCGACGTCATCCACTGGGCCGAGGGCCTGCCCAAGACCCGCTCCGGCAAGATCATGCGCCGCATTCTGCGCAAGATCGCCACCGGCGACACCGATGCCCTGGGCGATACCTCCACCCTGGCGGATCCGGGTGTGGTCGACCGCCTGATCGAGGAACGCAACCGAGTGGCCTGA
- the nrdR gene encoding transcriptional regulator NrdR, translating to MHCPFCNATETKVIDSRLVGDGLQVRRRRECNACRERFTTFETAELVMPRIIKTSGIREPFNEDKLEAGMQRALEKRPVSTEAIEQSISRIKSRLRATGEREVKSELVGNLVMDELKQLDKVAYIRFASVYRCFEDLRQFGEEIARLEQ from the coding sequence ATGCACTGCCCCTTTTGCAACGCAACCGAAACCAAGGTAATCGACTCCCGTCTGGTGGGCGATGGCCTGCAGGTGCGCCGGCGGCGTGAGTGCAATGCCTGCCGGGAGCGTTTCACCACCTTTGAAACCGCCGAGCTGGTGATGCCGCGCATCATCAAAACCAGCGGCATTCGCGAGCCCTTTAACGAAGACAAGCTGGAAGCCGGCATGCAGCGGGCGCTGGAAAAGCGTCCGGTCAGCACCGAGGCCATCGAGCAGTCCATCAGCCGCATCAAGTCGCGGCTGCGGGCCACCGGCGAGCGGGAAGTCAAATCCGAGCTGGTGGGCAACCTGGTGATGGACGAGCTCAAGCAGCTCGACAAGGTCGCCTATATTCGCTTTGCCTCGGTGTACCGTTGTTTTGAGGATCTGCGCCAGTTTGGCGAAGAGATAGCCCGCCTGGAGCAATAA
- the glyA gene encoding serine hydroxymethyltransferase, whose amino-acid sequence MLKREMNIADYDPQLWQAISNETVRQEEHIELIASENYTSPRVMQAQGSQLTNKYAEGYPAKRFYGGCEYVDVVEDLAIDRVKQLFGATWANVQPHSGSQANSAVFLALVKPGDTVMGMNLAHGGHLTHGSPANFSGRLYNIVPYGINEQGVIDYEEMERLAVEHKPKMIIGGFSAFSGIVDWARMREIADKVGAWFMVDMAHVAGLIAAGVYPNPLPHAHVVTSTTHKTLAGPRGGIILSAANNEELEKKLNSAVFPGGQGGPLMHVIAAKAVAFKEALEPEFKEYQAQVVKNAQAMADEFQKRGFKVVSGGTHNHLFLLDLIDKDITGKEADAALGRAFITVNKNAVPNDPRSPFVTSGIRIGTPAVTRRGFKEAEVRQLAGWICDVLSNINDDATIASVKEQVLDICRRHPVYA is encoded by the coding sequence ATGTTAAAGCGTGAGATGAATATCGCCGACTATGATCCCCAGCTGTGGCAGGCCATCAGCAATGAGACCGTGCGTCAGGAAGAGCACATTGAGCTGATCGCTTCCGAGAACTACACCAGCCCGCGCGTGATGCAGGCTCAGGGTTCCCAGCTGACCAACAAGTACGCCGAAGGCTATCCGGCCAAGCGCTTCTACGGCGGCTGTGAATATGTTGACGTGGTGGAAGACCTGGCTATCGATCGTGTCAAGCAGCTGTTCGGCGCCACCTGGGCCAACGTGCAGCCGCACTCCGGCTCCCAGGCCAACTCCGCCGTCTTCCTGGCCCTGGTCAAGCCCGGCGACACCGTCATGGGCATGAACCTGGCCCACGGTGGTCACCTGACTCACGGCTCTCCCGCCAACTTCTCCGGCCGTCTGTACAACATCGTGCCTTACGGCATCAACGAGCAGGGCGTGATCGACTACGAAGAAATGGAGCGTCTGGCCGTTGAGCACAAGCCGAAGATGATCATCGGTGGCTTCTCCGCCTTCTCCGGCATCGTAGACTGGGCCCGCATGCGCGAAATCGCCGACAAGGTAGGCGCCTGGTTTATGGTGGACATGGCGCACGTGGCCGGCCTGATCGCCGCCGGTGTGTACCCCAACCCGCTGCCCCATGCCCACGTGGTGACCTCCACCACCCACAAGACCCTGGCCGGTCCCCGTGGCGGCATCATCCTGTCTGCCGCCAACAACGAAGAGCTGGAGAAGAAGCTGAACTCCGCCGTCTTCCCTGGTGGTCAGGGTGGCCCGCTGATGCACGTGATCGCCGCCAAGGCCGTGGCCTTCAAGGAAGCCCTGGAGCCCGAGTTCAAGGAATACCAGGCTCAGGTGGTGAAAAACGCCCAGGCCATGGCCGACGAGTTCCAGAAGCGTGGCTTTAAAGTGGTTTCCGGTGGCACCCACAACCACCTGTTCCTGCTGGATCTGATCGACAAGGACATCACCGGTAAAGAAGCCGACGCCGCCCTGGGCCGCGCCTTCATCACCGTGAACAAGAACGCCGTGCCCAACGATCCGCGTTCTCCGTTCGTGACCTCCGGTATTCGTATTGGTACTCCGGCGGTTACCCGTCGTGGTTTCAAGGAAGCCGAAGTGCGCCAGCTGGCCGGCTGGATCTGTGATGTGCTGAGCAACATCAACGACGACGCCACCATCGCCAGCGTGAAAGAGCAGGTGCTGGACATCTGCCGTCGCCACCCGGTTTACGCGTAA
- the accB gene encoding acetyl-CoA carboxylase biotin carboxyl carrier protein — MDIRKIKKLIELVEESGIAELEIAEGEESVRISRYGAAAPAPVMPQYQVQAAPAPAAAPAAAPAAAAPAAEAAPELSGHVMRSPMVGTFYRASSPGAKNFAEVGQTVNVGDTLCIVEAMKMMNQIEADKAGVVKAILVDNAQPVEFDEPLFIIE; from the coding sequence ATGGATATTCGTAAAATCAAGAAACTGATCGAACTGGTTGAAGAGTCCGGTATCGCCGAGCTGGAAATCGCCGAAGGCGAAGAGTCGGTACGCATCAGCCGCTACGGCGCCGCCGCCCCGGCCCCGGTGATGCCTCAGTATCAGGTGCAGGCCGCCCCGGCTCCTGCCGCTGCGCCCGCCGCCGCTCCTGCTGCCGCCGCCCCGGCCGCCGAAGCCGCTCCCGAGCTGAGCGGCCACGTGATGCGTTCTCCCATGGTCGGTACCTTCTACCGTGCCTCCAGCCCCGGCGCCAAGAACTTCGCTGAAGTCGGCCAGACCGTCAACGTGGGCGACACCCTGTGCATTGTTGAAGCCATGAAGATGATGAACCAGATCGAGGCCGACAAGGCCGGCGTAGTGAAGGCCATTCTGGTCGACAACGCCCAGCCGGTTGAATTCGACGAGCCCCTGTTCATCATCGAATAA
- a CDS encoding RidA family protein yields the protein MNIHRINPCKRWSDITVFNGIAHFVEVPEGDLSAGIEEQTRQVMVQAEQALAKIGSDKGRLLSVTIYLTDFANLPAFNAVWDEWFPEGTAPSRACVKAELANPDYLVEMAFVAAAGEEYL from the coding sequence ATGAACATTCATCGCATCAATCCCTGCAAACGCTGGTCCGACATTACCGTGTTCAACGGCATCGCCCATTTTGTGGAGGTGCCCGAGGGGGATCTGTCCGCCGGCATTGAAGAGCAGACCCGCCAGGTGATGGTTCAGGCCGAACAGGCCCTGGCCAAGATAGGCAGCGACAAGGGCCGGCTGCTGTCGGTAACCATCTACCTCACCGACTTTGCCAACCTGCCCGCCTTTAATGCGGTGTGGGACGAGTGGTTCCCGGAAGGCACCGCCCCCAGCCGCGCCTGCGTAAAGGCCGAGCTGGCCAACCCCGACTACCTGGTGGAGATGGCCTTTGTTGCCGCCGCCGGCGAAGAGTACTTGTAG
- a CDS encoding DUF997 family protein, translated as MTSIVSVARREALLSVLLALLYLAAWAACAWLVPPALTLAGWPLWFLLSCLFNPLLFIVLCALMVRWCFRAVNLEASS; from the coding sequence ATGACTTCCATTGTTTCCGTGGCCCGGCGCGAAGCCTTGCTCAGCGTGCTGCTGGCCCTGCTTTATCTTGCGGCCTGGGCAGCCTGTGCCTGGCTGGTGCCGCCGGCGCTGACCCTGGCCGGCTGGCCACTGTGGTTTTTGCTGAGCTGCCTGTTCAATCCGCTGCTGTTTATTGTGCTGTGCGCGCTTATGGTGCGCTGGTGTTTCAGGGCGGTTAACCTGGAAGCCTCATCATGA
- a CDS encoding YqaA family protein, whose translation MTDYLLVFGSSLLAATIAPFYSEVVLAAVLTRQPDAALLLWLLASTGNTLGAMINWWLGKYLLHFRHKRWFPVNDKQLERAQRWFQRFGVWSLLLSWAPVGGDALTFIAGIMRVPLALFTLLVFIGKALRYAVVLWFADTLLLS comes from the coding sequence ATGACTGACTATTTGCTGGTGTTTGGCAGCAGCCTGCTCGCCGCCACCATAGCGCCCTTTTATTCGGAAGTGGTGCTGGCGGCGGTACTGACCCGCCAGCCCGATGCCGCCCTGCTGCTGTGGCTGCTGGCCAGCACCGGCAATACCCTGGGGGCCATGATCAACTGGTGGCTGGGCAAGTACCTGCTGCACTTCCGCCACAAGCGCTGGTTTCCGGTCAACGACAAACAGCTGGAGCGCGCCCAGCGCTGGTTTCAGCGCTTTGGCGTGTGGTCGCTGCTGCTGTCCTGGGCACCGGTAGGCGGTGATGCCCTCACCTTTATCGCCGGCATCATGCGGGTGCCGCTGGCGCTGTTCACCCTGCTGGTGTTCATCGGCAAGGCGCTGCGCTACGCCGTGGTGCTGTGGTTTGCCGATACCTTGTTACTGTCCTGA
- a CDS encoding DUF2956 domain-containing protein, translating to MRYSKHKKAEASPETQAEAERVAKATQRPGQTKEQTRLIAQGIQKGIEEYKKQQKARARAADKARRQQQRQQGAEVNEENEAEPDLAPAGRSSPLPWLLLGLSWVGFLLYLWLTRHG from the coding sequence ATGCGTTACAGCAAGCACAAAAAGGCTGAGGCCTCACCCGAAACCCAGGCCGAGGCCGAGCGGGTGGCCAAGGCCACCCAGCGTCCGGGTCAGACCAAGGAACAGACCCGGCTCATCGCCCAGGGAATTCAGAAGGGCATAGAGGAATACAAAAAGCAGCAAAAGGCCAGGGCCCGCGCCGCCGACAAGGCCCGCCGGCAGCAACAGCGTCAGCAGGGCGCAGAAGTAAACGAGGAAAATGAGGCCGAACCGGATCTCGCCCCTGCCGGGCGTTCTTCCCCGCTGCCCTGGCTGTTGCTGGGGCTGAGCTGGGTCGGCTTCCTTCTATACTTGTGGCTCACCCGCCACGGCTGA
- a CDS encoding amidoligase family protein: MPLPLPPELYTEHGAERRLGVELELSGLPLPRLVSLVTDALRGETRALSEYEFDIDTPLGTFRAELDFDYLKRLAREQRRHPPGELEQTATDLLGSLAQHLAPLELVCPPLPLSRLDRLSRLFERLRQQGARGTRHALHYAFGLHLNPELPATDIHTLLRYFRAYLCLHDWLEAHEDIVTARKISPYIRAFPRDYVRLVLKPDYHPDLTRFTADYLAWNPTRNRAMDLLPLLAWHDESRVQAVAHDDKINPRPTLHYRLPNSDIDNPLWSLAHAWAGWLQVEWLAADPQRLTDACRAYGEHLDQLTPDFMDPWSLKVRPWLR; this comes from the coding sequence ATGCCATTGCCACTGCCCCCGGAACTCTATACCGAACACGGCGCCGAGCGCCGGCTGGGCGTGGAGCTGGAGCTGAGTGGCCTGCCCCTGCCCCGGCTGGTCAGCCTGGTGACCGACGCCCTGCGAGGCGAAACCCGCGCGCTGTCGGAATATGAATTCGACATCGACACCCCGCTTGGCACCTTTCGCGCCGAACTCGATTTTGACTACCTCAAACGCCTGGCCCGGGAGCAGCGCCGACACCCGCCCGGCGAACTGGAGCAGACCGCCACCGACCTGCTGGGCAGTCTGGCGCAGCACCTGGCGCCGCTGGAGCTGGTGTGCCCGCCGCTGCCGCTGTCACGGCTCGACCGGCTCAGCCGGCTGTTTGAACGACTGCGCCAACAGGGCGCCCGGGGCACTCGCCACGCCCTGCACTATGCCTTTGGTCTGCACCTCAACCCCGAGCTGCCGGCCACCGATATTCACACCCTGCTGCGCTATTTTCGCGCCTACCTGTGCCTGCACGACTGGCTGGAAGCCCACGAAGACATCGTTACCGCCCGCAAGATCTCGCCCTATATTCGCGCCTTTCCCCGGGACTATGTCAGGCTGGTGCTGAAGCCGGACTACCACCCCGATCTGACCCGCTTTACCGCCGACTATCTGGCCTGGAACCCAACCCGCAACCGGGCCATGGATCTGCTGCCCCTGCTGGCCTGGCACGATGAGTCCCGAGTGCAGGCGGTGGCCCACGACGACAAGATCAACCCTCGTCCCACCCTGCACTACCGGCTGCCCAATTCCGATATCGACAATCCGCTGTGGTCCCTGGCCCACGCCTGGGCCGGCTGGCTGCAGGTGGAATGGCTGGCGGCGGATCCGCAACGGCTGACGGACGCCTGCCGGGCCTATGGCGAGCACCTGGATCAGCTGACCCCGGATTTTATGGATCCCTGGAGCCTCAAGGTGCGTCCATGGTTGCGTTGA
- a CDS encoding molecular chaperone TorD family protein codes for MQAFRVTSQRRAELYHWFTALFATPLSEDDLGEFGGYDMHRFLDSLATLDPLTEAAEAFRGEAEKALQHTAPHTRLSGHYQALLEAPSLLDTASLNEASQDALLLMTVLLKQHGTELADDDPLHVCNQLEMMGTLALAAADSTTEEQRLQLLDQQRELANSQLIGWLPVFVELCRERDAGGFYAAAASLLLSVFVMDLHYLNNVAE; via the coding sequence ATGCAAGCGTTCAGAGTGACTTCCCAGCGCCGGGCCGAACTGTATCACTGGTTTACCGCCCTTTTTGCCACCCCCCTGAGCGAGGACGATCTCGGTGAATTCGGCGGCTACGACATGCACCGTTTCCTCGACAGTCTGGCCACCCTGGACCCGCTCACCGAGGCCGCCGAGGCCTTTCGCGGCGAAGCGGAAAAGGCGCTGCAACACACGGCGCCGCACACGCGCCTGAGCGGTCATTATCAAGCGCTGCTCGAGGCGCCCTCACTGCTCGACACCGCCAGCCTGAACGAGGCCAGCCAGGATGCCCTGCTGCTGATGACGGTGCTGCTCAAGCAGCACGGCACCGAGCTGGCCGACGACGATCCGCTGCATGTGTGCAATCAGCTGGAGATGATGGGTACCCTGGCGCTGGCCGCCGCCGACAGCACCACCGAGGAGCAACGGTTGCAACTGCTGGATCAGCAGCGAGAACTGGCCAACAGCCAGCTGATCGGCTGGCTGCCGGTGTTTGTGGAGCTGTGCCGGGAGCGGGATGCGGGCGGCTTTTACGCCGCCGCCGCCAGCCTGCTGTTGTCGGTGTTTGTGATGGATCTGCACTACCTCAACAACGTAGCGGAATAA
- a CDS encoding gamma-glutamyl-gamma-aminobutyrate hydrolase family protein: MVALIGVTGPDSRLPLAWWASRLALGLAGGRGQHLTPANMHRHKRDQLQGLIIGGGDDIDAALYGHDTGRAPADPDRDAFEIELIEHALDTSLPLLGICRGAQLINVVLGGSLHADIRPLRQNTSNRRTPLPRKTAIGCGGGRLSRIMQRPRWRINSLHHQAVDRLGGGLAVVARDLDGFVQAIESTTDHYLMGVQWHPEYLPYLPCQRRLFRDLVTAAEHSRPEALYD, from the coding sequence ATGGTTGCGTTGATTGGCGTGACCGGCCCCGACAGCCGCCTGCCCCTGGCCTGGTGGGCCAGCCGCCTGGCATTGGGTCTGGCCGGCGGCCGGGGCCAGCACCTGACCCCGGCCAACATGCATAGGCACAAACGGGATCAACTGCAGGGCCTCATCATCGGCGGCGGTGACGATATCGACGCCGCCCTCTACGGCCACGATACCGGCCGGGCCCCGGCGGATCCGGACCGGGACGCTTTTGAGATAGAACTGATTGAACACGCCCTCGACACCAGCCTGCCGCTGCTCGGCATCTGCCGGGGTGCCCAGTTGATTAACGTGGTGCTGGGCGGCTCGCTGCACGCCGACATTCGCCCGCTACGCCAGAACACTTCCAACCGGCGCACACCACTGCCGCGTAAAACCGCCATCGGCTGTGGCGGCGGCCGGCTCAGTCGCATCATGCAGCGGCCGCGCTGGCGCATCAACAGCCTGCATCACCAGGCGGTGGACAGGCTGGGCGGCGGCCTGGCGGTGGTGGCGCGGGATCTGGACGGCTTTGTGCAAGCCATTGAAAGCACCACGGATCACTATCTGATGGGGGTGCAGTGGCACCCGGAATACCTTCCCTACCTGCCCTGCCAGCGACGGCTGTTTCGGGATCTGGTCACGGCGGCCGAACACAGCCGGCCCGAGGCACTTTATGACTGA
- the aroQ gene encoding type II 3-dehydroquinate dehydratase: MADKYRILLLNGPNLNLLGRREPGIYGNNSLNDIVARLTEQAAGRDIELSHVQSNAEHVLLDAIHQADGRQDFIIINPAAFTHTSVALRDALLGVNIPFIEVHLSNVHAREPFRHHSYLADKAVGVICGLGADGYEFALEAAARYLARR; the protein is encoded by the coding sequence ATGGCCGACAAATACCGTATTCTGCTGCTCAACGGGCCAAACCTTAACCTGCTGGGCCGACGCGAACCGGGCATTTACGGCAACAACAGCCTGAACGACATCGTGGCGCGCCTCACCGAGCAGGCCGCCGGGCGCGATATCGAACTCAGTCACGTCCAATCCAACGCGGAGCACGTTCTGCTCGACGCCATCCACCAGGCCGATGGCCGGCAGGATTTTATCATCATCAATCCCGCCGCCTTCACCCACACCAGCGTGGCCCTTCGTGATGCCCTGCTGGGGGTCAACATTCCCTTCATTGAAGTGCATTTGTCGAATGTGCACGCCCGTGAACCCTTCCGCCATCATTCCTATCTGGCGGATAAGGCAGTGGGCGTGATCTGCGGCCTGGGTGCCGATGGTTACGAATTTGCCCTTGAGGCGGCGGCCCGTTATCTGGCTCGTCGCTGA
- the accC gene encoding acetyl-CoA carboxylase biotin carboxylase subunit, with protein sequence MLDKVVIANRGEIALRILRACKELGIKTVAVHSTADRTLKHVLLADESICIGGNQSTQSYLNVPSIIAAAEVTDAVAIHPGYGFLAENADFADQVEKSGFIFIGPRGDTIRLMGDKVSAIEAMKKAGVPCVPGSDGPIGGDAKRNAAIAKRIGYPVIIKAAGGGGGRGMRVVRSEAELEKSISMTKAEAGAAFGNDMVYMEKFLENPRHIEIQVLADGQGNAIHLAERDCSMQRRHQKVVEEAPAPGITAEMRKFIGERCCKACVDIGYRGAGTFEFLYENGEFYFIEMNTRIQVEHPVTEMITGVDLIKEQLRVAAGLPLSITQDQVVVRGHAIECRINAEDPRSFVPSPGEITRFHSPGGLGVRWDSHIYAGYRVPPYYDSMIGKLICYGENRDIAIARMKHALNELVIDGIKTNIPLHKEIMSDENFRNGGTNIHYLEKKLGL encoded by the coding sequence ATGCTGGATAAAGTAGTCATCGCCAACCGCGGTGAAATCGCCCTTCGCATTCTGCGCGCCTGCAAGGAGCTCGGAATCAAGACGGTCGCGGTGCATTCCACCGCCGACCGCACCCTGAAGCACGTGCTGCTGGCAGACGAGTCCATCTGTATTGGTGGCAATCAGTCCACCCAGTCGTACCTGAATGTGCCGTCCATCATCGCCGCCGCCGAAGTGACCGACGCCGTGGCCATTCACCCCGGCTACGGCTTTCTGGCGGAAAACGCCGACTTCGCCGACCAGGTAGAAAAGTCCGGCTTTATCTTTATTGGCCCGCGCGGCGACACCATTCGCCTGATGGGTGACAAGGTGTCTGCCATCGAGGCCATGAAGAAGGCCGGCGTACCCTGTGTGCCGGGCTCCGACGGCCCCATCGGCGGCGACGCCAAGCGCAACGCCGCCATTGCCAAGCGCATTGGTTATCCGGTGATCATCAAGGCCGCCGGTGGCGGCGGTGGTCGCGGCATGCGTGTGGTGCGCTCCGAAGCCGAACTGGAAAAATCCATCTCCATGACCAAGGCCGAGGCCGGTGCCGCTTTCGGCAACGACATGGTGTATATGGAGAAATTCCTGGAAAACCCGCGCCACATCGAAATTCAGGTGCTGGCCGACGGCCAGGGCAACGCCATTCATCTGGCCGAACGTGACTGCTCCATGCAGCGTCGTCACCAGAAGGTAGTGGAAGAAGCCCCGGCCCCGGGCATTACCGCCGAGATGCGCAAGTTCATCGGCGAGCGCTGCTGCAAGGCCTGTGTCGACATCGGCTACCGCGGCGCCGGTACCTTTGAATTCCTCTATGAAAACGGCGAGTTCTATTTCATTGAGATGAACACCCGTATTCAGGTGGAGCACCCGGTCACCGAGATGATCACCGGTGTGGATCTGATCAAGGAACAGCTGCGTGTGGCCGCCGGCCTGCCGCTGTCCATTACTCAGGATCAGGTGGTGGTGCGTGGCCATGCCATCGAGTGCCGCATCAACGCCGAAGACCCGCGCAGCTTTGTGCCGAGCCCGGGCGAGATCACCCGCTTCCACTCTCCGGGTGGCCTGGGTGTGCGCTGGGACTCCCACATTTATGCCGGCTATCGAGTACCGCCCTACTACGACTCCATGATCGGCAAGCTGATCTGCTACGGCGAAAACCGCGATATCGCCATCGCCCGCATGAAGCACGCCCTCAACGAGCTGGTGATTGACGGCATCAAGACCAATATTCCGCTGCACAAGGAAATCATGAGCGATGAGAACTTCCGCAATGGCGGAACCAACATCCATTACCTTGAGAAGAAGCTGGGCCTGTAA